The Georgenia faecalis genome includes a window with the following:
- a CDS encoding maleylpyruvate isomerase family mycothiol-dependent enzyme, with product MRASAATIWQTVHAERRRLAADLAGLRDDQWRLPSLCPGWDVHDVLAHLVSTARTGRVSFVRDLLMARMDFDRANENGIARHKSQDPRATLQALKKAADLTRTPPVNLATRLVEAVVHGEDIRRPLGIAGRYPEPAIVQALGYQLRTPVSFGGGRERAAGLRLIDRSTGAAWGEGDAVEADGIDLLLAVSGRRVDQERLVGAGASRLASTTPGAPTTGSGAQR from the coding sequence ATGCGGGCCTCGGCAGCGACGATCTGGCAGACCGTGCACGCCGAGAGGCGCCGGCTTGCCGCGGATCTCGCCGGGTTGCGCGACGACCAGTGGCGGCTCCCCTCGCTCTGCCCGGGGTGGGATGTCCACGACGTCCTGGCGCACCTGGTGAGCACAGCCCGAACCGGGCGCGTGAGCTTCGTCCGTGACCTGCTCATGGCGCGGATGGACTTCGACCGCGCCAACGAGAACGGGATCGCCCGGCACAAGAGCCAGGACCCGCGGGCCACGCTCCAGGCGCTCAAGAAGGCCGCTGACCTGACGCGGACCCCGCCGGTCAACCTCGCCACCCGTCTGGTCGAGGCCGTCGTGCACGGCGAGGACATCCGCCGGCCCCTCGGCATCGCGGGGCGGTACCCGGAGCCCGCGATCGTGCAGGCCCTCGGCTACCAGCTGCGCACCCCCGTCTCCTTCGGCGGCGGGCGCGAGCGCGCTGCGGGCCTGCGGCTCATCGACCGGAGCACCGGCGCGGCCTGGGGAGAGGGCGACGCCGTGGAGGCCGATGGCATCGACCTCCTGCTTGCCGTCTCCGGGCGCCGCGTGGACCAGGAACGCCTCGTGGGAGCCGGGGCGTCCCGGCTCGCCTCCACCACGCCGGGCGCGCCGACGACGGGCTCGGGAGCGCAGCGATGA
- a CDS encoding M1 family aminopeptidase: protein MRRQLLPSLVGVLVLGGCVPLSGWPPPDPARPVVDLRFDVAQDLRSVVGREHIDFTPDLRVCELVFRAWPNKPATARAGNALEVTEVRVDGTTVAPVVRPAGAPDGHPGTLIEVPLPACVDAGATVRAELSFTLTLGEGTDERMGAGTDVAWFATAFPLLAWERGHGWSTDPAVVVVGETAISETFDLRSLEVAAPSEYAVMGTGAPMGEVPDAVAGTTVHRFADPAVRDVSITVGRLEVVHREVDGVRVHVGAPVGATTTAVSRWADRVMRSVRDVAEHLGPFPYSDLWVSVLPQQTSGIEVTGAIQLGDLDLDEDRWVVTHEVAHMWFYGLVGNDQGTDPWLDEAFATFAQVLADGSADVPGAPVAPALTGRVGAPMDYWEGCRRPSDAYVAGVYTAGGVALVEARRGAGAGDFDAALRAYLARNAHQIAVPADVEEAFAHLPLVLATLREAGALAPVAPLTDGSGPCH from the coding sequence ATGAGGCGCCAGCTCCTTCCGTCCCTCGTCGGCGTGCTCGTCCTCGGCGGGTGCGTCCCGCTGTCCGGCTGGCCCCCGCCCGACCCGGCTCGCCCTGTGGTCGACCTGCGGTTCGACGTGGCGCAGGACCTCCGCTCGGTTGTCGGGCGCGAGCACATCGACTTCACCCCAGACCTGCGCGTGTGCGAGCTCGTCTTCCGCGCCTGGCCGAACAAGCCCGCCACCGCCCGCGCCGGCAACGCGCTCGAGGTGACGGAGGTGCGGGTCGACGGGACGACCGTGGCTCCGGTCGTCCGTCCGGCCGGCGCGCCCGACGGGCACCCGGGGACCCTCATCGAGGTCCCGTTGCCCGCGTGCGTCGACGCCGGGGCCACCGTGCGCGCCGAGCTGTCGTTCACGCTCACGCTCGGCGAGGGGACCGACGAGCGCATGGGCGCGGGCACCGACGTCGCATGGTTCGCGACCGCCTTCCCGCTGCTCGCGTGGGAGCGGGGGCACGGCTGGTCGACGGACCCGGCCGTCGTCGTCGTCGGGGAGACGGCCATCAGCGAGACGTTCGACCTGCGCTCCCTCGAGGTCGCTGCGCCGTCGGAGTACGCGGTCATGGGCACGGGCGCCCCGATGGGCGAGGTGCCCGACGCGGTCGCCGGGACGACGGTCCACCGCTTTGCGGACCCCGCGGTGCGTGACGTCTCGATCACCGTCGGGCGGCTCGAGGTGGTGCACCGCGAGGTTGACGGCGTCCGCGTGCACGTCGGTGCGCCCGTCGGCGCGACGACGACCGCGGTCTCCCGCTGGGCCGACCGGGTGATGCGTTCCGTGCGGGACGTCGCCGAGCACCTCGGCCCCTTCCCCTACTCCGACCTGTGGGTCAGCGTGCTCCCGCAGCAGACGAGCGGCATCGAGGTCACGGGCGCGATCCAGCTCGGGGACCTCGACCTGGACGAGGACCGCTGGGTCGTCACGCACGAGGTCGCCCACATGTGGTTCTACGGTCTCGTCGGCAACGACCAGGGCACGGACCCGTGGCTGGACGAGGCCTTCGCCACCTTCGCGCAGGTGCTCGCCGACGGGAGTGCGGACGTGCCCGGTGCGCCGGTCGCTCCCGCGCTCACCGGACGGGTCGGGGCGCCGATGGACTACTGGGAGGGCTGCCGGCGACCGTCTGACGCCTACGTCGCCGGGGTGTACACCGCCGGCGGCGTGGCCCTCGTCGAGGCGCGCCGGGGTGCCGGCGCCGGCGACTTCGACGCGGCCCTGCGCGCCTACCTCGCGCGCAACGCGCACCAGATCGCTGTGCCCGCCGACGTCGAGGAGGCCTTCGCCCATCTGCCCCTCGTGCTGGCCACGCTCCGCGAGGCCGGCGCCCTCGCCCCCGTCGCACCGCTCACGGACGGGTCAGGACCATGTCACTGA
- a CDS encoding maleylpyruvate isomerase family mycothiol-dependent enzyme, translating to MTTGPDAMAWSDDHLWALARAERAALAEDLAALSPEQWRHATLCGQWDVEQVVAHLTAAASTDRWQWLRSMVGARLRPDVHNERRLAEHRGRTPAATLDRFRAVIGSTTAPTGHTPAYLGEVVVHAQDIRRPLGLPRTPSVDALTPVADFFARRNFAVASRTHAAGLHLRADDGPFAAGSGPLVTGSTLALVMSMAGRGAYLDELDGPGVPTLRSRLDDARA from the coding sequence ATGACGACGGGACCGGACGCCATGGCGTGGAGCGATGACCATCTGTGGGCGCTGGCGCGGGCGGAGCGGGCCGCCCTGGCGGAGGACCTCGCGGCCCTTAGCCCGGAGCAGTGGCGACACGCCACCTTGTGCGGGCAGTGGGACGTCGAGCAGGTTGTCGCGCACCTCACGGCGGCCGCGAGCACAGACCGGTGGCAGTGGCTGCGGAGCATGGTCGGCGCGCGGTTGCGTCCCGACGTGCACAACGAGCGGCGGCTCGCCGAGCACCGCGGCCGCACACCCGCCGCAACCCTCGACCGGTTCCGTGCGGTGATCGGCAGCACCACGGCACCGACCGGCCACACCCCGGCCTACCTCGGCGAGGTCGTCGTGCACGCCCAGGACATCCGCCGTCCGTTGGGGCTGCCTCGGACACCGAGCGTCGACGCCCTGACGCCCGTGGCGGACTTCTTTGCCCGACGCAACTTCGCCGTCGCCAGCCGCACGCACGCCGCCGGGCTGCACCTTCGGGCGGACGACGGGCCGTTCGCGGCGGGCTCCGGGCCGCTGGTCACCGGCTCGACGCTCGCCCTGGTGATGAGCATGGCCGGCCGCGGCGCCTACCTCGACGAGCTCGACGGACCTGGCGTGCCGACCCTGCGCTCACGCCTGGACGACGCCCGAGCCTGA
- a CDS encoding DUF4259 domain-containing protein produces MGTWGTGPFDNDNAADWAGDVADADAAARPAMIRDALAAVAHAEGYVNSEEAEIALAAGALVAAAQSNGPQLGSYGPSATALEGVVLDDGVRALAVLAVTRVLGASSEWRELWEEAGELGAAREALVPLLSRLGAPADGVS; encoded by the coding sequence ATGGGTACCTGGGGAACCGGACCGTTCGACAATGACAACGCTGCGGACTGGGCGGGCGACGTCGCAGACGCCGATGCGGCTGCTCGGCCGGCGATGATTCGCGATGCGCTCGCCGCCGTCGCGCATGCCGAGGGCTACGTCAATAGCGAGGAGGCGGAGATCGCTCTTGCCGCAGGGGCCCTGGTGGCCGCCGCCCAGTCGAACGGGCCGCAACTAGGCAGCTACGGCCCGAGCGCGACTGCTCTCGAGGGCGTCGTTCTCGACGACGGCGTGCGGGCGCTCGCCGTGCTGGCCGTCACTCGAGTGCTCGGTGCCAGCTCCGAGTGGCGCGAGCTGTGGGAGGAGGCGGGGGAGCTCGGTGCCGCGCGCGAAGCGCTGGTGCCCCTGCTGAGTCGCCTAGGGGCGCCCGCGGATGGCGTGTCCTAG
- a CDS encoding RidA family protein translates to MERTKHINPESLHSSPAFSWVVRVPAGFDTIHVGGQNGVGPDGAVVGPGMSEQTHQALANLRTCVQAAGAEVTDVVKWTIHYVEGADLQAGLAAFGQFWPSEAAPPAITVLKVSGLGPPGALVEIDAVAAVRG, encoded by the coding sequence ATGGAGAGGACGAAGCACATCAATCCCGAGTCGCTGCACTCCAGTCCCGCCTTCAGCTGGGTGGTGCGCGTGCCGGCTGGGTTCGACACGATCCACGTCGGTGGGCAGAACGGCGTCGGTCCCGACGGCGCCGTGGTCGGCCCTGGGATGTCCGAGCAGACGCACCAGGCCCTCGCCAACCTGCGGACCTGCGTCCAGGCCGCCGGCGCCGAGGTCACCGACGTCGTGAAGTGGACGATCCACTACGTCGAGGGCGCCGACCTGCAGGCGGGTCTCGCGGCCTTCGGCCAGTTCTGGCCGTCCGAGGCCGCGCCCCCTGCGATCACCGTCCTGAAGGTCTCTGGCCTCGGCCCGCCCGGCGCACTCGTGGAGATCGACGCGGTGGCCGCGGTACGGGGCTGA
- a CDS encoding sugar O-acetyltransferase, whose translation MLQASQEALQVITELNAAYWTPGEVRGFLSTLTGRRVDESVTVFPPFYCEFGKNLTLGKGVFINMGCTFQDAGGITIGEGTLIGHGSTVVTVNHAVDPERRGDMIPAPVVIGRQVWLGARVTVVPGVTIGDGAIVAAGAVVTKDVPANAVVAGVPARLIRMTGFDAAPAE comes from the coding sequence ATGCTCCAGGCGTCCCAGGAGGCGCTGCAGGTCATCACTGAGCTCAACGCGGCGTACTGGACGCCCGGGGAGGTCCGCGGCTTCCTGTCCACGCTGACAGGGCGCCGGGTGGACGAGTCGGTGACCGTCTTCCCGCCGTTCTACTGCGAGTTCGGCAAGAACCTCACCCTCGGCAAGGGCGTGTTCATCAACATGGGCTGCACCTTCCAGGACGCCGGAGGCATCACCATCGGGGAGGGGACGCTGATCGGGCACGGGAGCACGGTGGTCACCGTCAACCACGCGGTCGACCCGGAACGCCGGGGGGACATGATCCCGGCACCCGTGGTGATCGGACGACAGGTGTGGCTCGGGGCCCGGGTGACGGTCGTGCCCGGCGTGACCATCGGCGACGGCGCCATCGTCGCGGCCGGGGCGGTCGTCACCAAGGACGTGCCCGCCAACGCCGTGGTGGCCGGTGTCCCGGCCAGGCTGATCCGCATGACGGGGTTCGACGCCGCCCCAGCGGAGTGA
- a CDS encoding 4'-phosphopantetheinyl transferase family protein, whose amino-acid sequence MRARPERRGTVTCEVWWATPSGATALAALLEAAEHRRAERLRDHDRARFVTARALLRLVLAARTGTAPSELRLDTTCYRCGAGHGKPRLVGGDGSVSFSIAHSGDRVVVAVADGTAIGVDVEVGAGTGAEELMSLGASILAPAELADYWRLEPSRRPRALAVWWTRKEAVLKATGDGLTVPMRSLAVTTPDEPAALRSTGRARSSTAAMAVLHDLAADERTVACVAALGVASLTVVERDGDRLLASATAPAATGRA is encoded by the coding sequence ATGAGGGCCCGGCCGGAGCGGCGCGGCACCGTCACGTGCGAGGTGTGGTGGGCGACGCCGTCGGGTGCGACCGCGCTCGCCGCGCTCCTCGAGGCCGCCGAGCACCGCCGGGCCGAGCGCCTGCGAGACCACGATCGAGCCCGGTTCGTCACCGCCCGCGCGCTGCTGCGGCTCGTCCTGGCCGCACGGACCGGCACGGCGCCGTCCGAGCTGCGGCTCGACACCACCTGCTACCGGTGCGGAGCGGGTCACGGCAAGCCGCGGCTCGTCGGCGGCGACGGATCCGTGTCCTTCAGCATCGCCCACTCGGGCGACCGGGTCGTCGTCGCCGTCGCGGACGGCACCGCGATCGGTGTGGACGTCGAGGTCGGGGCCGGAACCGGCGCCGAGGAGCTGATGAGCCTGGGCGCGAGCATCCTCGCTCCGGCCGAGCTCGCCGACTACTGGCGCCTCGAGCCGTCCCGGCGACCCCGCGCCCTGGCGGTGTGGTGGACCCGCAAGGAGGCCGTGCTCAAGGCGACCGGTGACGGCCTCACCGTGCCGATGCGCAGCCTGGCCGTGACCACCCCGGACGAGCCCGCCGCCCTGCGCAGCACGGGCCGTGCGCGATCCAGCACGGCGGCGATGGCGGTCCTGCACGACCTCGCGGCCGATGAGCGCACCGTGGCGTGCGTCGCTGCGCTCGGGGTCGCCTCCCTCACCGTCGTCGAACGCGACGGCGACCGCCTTCTGGCATCAGCGACCGCGCCGGCCGCTACCGGGCGCGCATGA
- a CDS encoding VWA domain-containing protein — protein MRRVGISLTGVLGFLVVAALLAVVAVAVLRESRPEAAAVSTGCESRAGVQVTTTTDFAPVVRAAVDRLAGDVEQCSFDVITASSADAAERIASGTQVPQVWIPDSGIWVERARLGDAGPALTVGPTLATTPVVLAVPGSLAPRAGSLAVQPWQDILRGPLALRVGDPADSTASLLALTSATEALTGTPQGDQLLLTSIIRMSRQAVAGEELLAEASTDTTEATAVAATEQQVFRQLTDATGPPLGVVVPAEGVAPLTYSWVVIPGEDEDDATRDAVARLEQSLLGVAGVVDRREAGFRTADGDGAPDVPAVPAGTAVVSPAPSLGEAEAILADWDAAGGDVRVLAVVDTSTSMLSSAGDRTRIELATDGLGSALEILPPTSQAGLWMFSSNQASGAEWTELAPIDTLDAGRDDGGTHREALLAEVASLTDRTEGGTGLYDTVLAAYRAVQEDYDPDAVNTVVLLTDGREDEPGGLTLYRLLVELQASADPERPVPVHIIGVGTDVYEHELRLITELTGGRHHLASDPAEAGTVFIDVLTRPFRAE, from the coding sequence ATGAGGCGCGTCGGGATCAGCCTGACGGGCGTGCTCGGGTTCCTCGTCGTCGCCGCCCTTCTCGCGGTCGTGGCGGTGGCGGTCCTGCGCGAGAGCCGTCCTGAGGCGGCGGCAGTGAGCACGGGCTGCGAGTCGCGGGCCGGTGTCCAGGTCACCACCACCACGGACTTCGCCCCGGTCGTCCGGGCCGCGGTCGACCGCCTCGCGGGCGACGTCGAGCAGTGCTCGTTCGACGTCATCACCGCCTCCTCCGCGGACGCCGCCGAGCGGATCGCCTCGGGGACCCAGGTCCCCCAGGTCTGGATCCCCGACTCCGGGATCTGGGTCGAGCGGGCGAGGCTGGGTGACGCGGGACCCGCACTCACCGTGGGTCCCACCCTGGCTACGACCCCCGTGGTCCTCGCCGTGCCTGGCTCGTTGGCGCCGAGGGCCGGAAGCCTCGCGGTGCAGCCGTGGCAGGACATCCTTCGCGGACCGCTCGCGTTGCGGGTCGGTGACCCCGCGGACTCCACGGCGAGCCTCCTCGCCCTCACCTCCGCGACCGAGGCCCTCACCGGCACGCCCCAGGGCGACCAGCTCCTGCTCACCTCGATCATCAGGATGTCGCGCCAGGCGGTGGCCGGGGAGGAGCTGCTCGCAGAGGCGAGCACCGACACCACGGAGGCCACCGCCGTCGCCGCCACCGAGCAGCAGGTCTTCCGTCAGCTCACCGACGCCACGGGTCCGCCGTTGGGCGTCGTGGTCCCCGCCGAGGGCGTGGCCCCCCTCACCTACTCGTGGGTGGTCATCCCCGGCGAGGACGAGGACGACGCCACGCGGGACGCGGTGGCCAGGCTTGAGCAGTCCTTGCTCGGCGTGGCCGGCGTCGTGGACCGCAGGGAGGCAGGATTCCGGACCGCTGACGGCGACGGCGCCCCGGACGTCCCAGCGGTACCCGCCGGCACGGCCGTGGTGTCGCCGGCGCCGTCTCTCGGCGAGGCCGAGGCGATCCTGGCGGACTGGGACGCCGCGGGGGGTGACGTCCGGGTGCTCGCGGTCGTCGACACCTCCACCTCGATGCTCTCCTCGGCCGGTGACCGCACCCGCATCGAGCTCGCCACCGACGGGCTCGGGTCGGCGCTCGAGATCCTGCCACCGACCTCGCAGGCAGGGCTGTGGATGTTCTCCTCGAACCAAGCCTCCGGCGCCGAGTGGACCGAGCTGGCCCCGATCGACACCCTCGACGCCGGGCGCGACGACGGCGGCACGCACCGCGAGGCGCTGCTCGCCGAGGTCGCGTCCCTCACGGATCGCACGGAGGGCGGGACCGGTCTGTACGACACCGTCCTCGCCGCCTACCGGGCGGTCCAGGAGGACTACGACCCCGACGCGGTCAACACCGTCGTCCTGCTCACCGACGGACGCGAGGACGAGCCTGGTGGGCTCACGCTCTATCGCCTCCTCGTCGAGCTGCAGGCGAGCGCCGATCCCGAGCGGCCGGTCCCCGTCCACATCATCGGCGTGGGCACCGACGTCTACGAGCACGAGCTTCGCCTCATCACCGAGCTGACCGGGGGGCGGCACCACCTCGCCAGCGACCCCGCCGAGGCCGGCACCGTCTTCATCGACGTGCTGACACGCCCCTTCCGCGCCGAGTAG
- a CDS encoding serpin family protein, whose protein sequence is MNDGPGDALDADLGLPLSAEDAAIAADGVNAFGFDLHTAVAEDVENTVTSPLSASVLLAMVAAGAGGDTAEEMTDLLRLDGPQDTRNAALLAGLADTDDVTLEVANSLWADEGYPFEDDYMSFVEDAYGATLDDLDLGSQDSADTIDEWVDARTNELIDEIAADLHLPDPQAVLVLLNTVYFLGTWTTTFAEADTRDTPFTLASGEEVAVPTMHRTAAEVETSAGEGFQMLRLPYGEDGRFGMELMVPDEGVALDDLLDDLDAETWRDAVESLQTETLSEIALPRFELEWDAELTDVLQALGMESAFGGGDFTPMSPANPFLDTVVQKTYIRVDEEGTEAAAVTGGVMTESAGPPPFLVDRPFAFTVSDRETGAVLFLGSVHDPRG, encoded by the coding sequence GTGAACGACGGCCCGGGGGACGCCCTGGACGCCGACCTCGGGCTCCCGTTGTCCGCCGAGGACGCTGCGATAGCGGCCGACGGCGTCAACGCCTTCGGCTTCGACCTGCACACCGCCGTCGCGGAGGACGTCGAGAACACGGTCACCTCGCCGCTGTCGGCGTCGGTGCTGCTGGCGATGGTGGCGGCGGGCGCCGGCGGGGACACCGCCGAGGAGATGACGGACCTGCTCCGCCTCGACGGACCGCAGGACACCCGAAATGCGGCGCTGCTCGCCGGTCTGGCCGACACCGACGACGTCACGCTCGAGGTCGCGAACTCGCTGTGGGCGGACGAGGGGTACCCGTTCGAGGACGACTACATGTCGTTCGTGGAGGATGCGTACGGAGCGACGCTCGACGACCTCGACCTGGGCTCCCAGGACTCCGCCGACACGATCGACGAGTGGGTCGACGCGCGGACCAACGAGCTGATCGACGAGATCGCGGCCGACCTCCACCTTCCCGACCCGCAGGCGGTGCTGGTGCTGCTCAACACCGTGTACTTCCTCGGCACCTGGACCACCACCTTCGCCGAAGCCGACACCCGGGACACGCCGTTCACGCTGGCCAGCGGAGAGGAGGTCGCCGTCCCCACGATGCACCGCACCGCCGCCGAGGTGGAGACCTCCGCCGGTGAGGGCTTCCAGATGCTCCGGCTGCCCTACGGCGAGGACGGGCGCTTCGGCATGGAGCTGATGGTGCCCGACGAAGGCGTGGCCCTCGACGACCTGCTCGACGACCTCGACGCCGAAACCTGGCGCGATGCCGTCGAGAGCCTGCAGACGGAAACCCTTTCCGAGATCGCGCTGCCGCGCTTCGAGCTCGAGTGGGACGCGGAGCTGACCGACGTCCTGCAGGCGCTCGGTATGGAGTCGGCGTTCGGCGGCGGGGACTTCACCCCGATGTCGCCGGCCAACCCGTTTCTCGACACCGTCGTGCAGAAGACCTACATCCGGGTGGACGAGGAGGGCACCGAGGCCGCAGCGGTCACCGGCGGGGTCATGACGGAGTCCGCGGGACCGCCGCCGTTCCTCGTCGACCGGCCCTTCGCCTTCACCGTCAGCGACCGCGAGACCGGTGCCGTGCTGTTCCTCGGCAGCGTCCACGACCCCCGCGGCTGA
- a CDS encoding sortase domain-containing protein, protein MTRRAGAITASVLLAVVIVVGLGIVLIGPATVLGEGASAPSRTVGEPTTEATGSPAGETPEPADAAPSSAGAPGATSSAERSWNEHLGLREPDPDAPVGPQPIPEAADVPVRVRIPAIGVDSSLEDLVRSGEGVLQPPVVPELAGWFTGGTVPGDIGPAVIAGHVDSGVAGAVFRDLDQLEPGAEILVEMSGGEVVTFRMDRADVVRQAQFPSVEVYGPVPDRQLRLITCHTFDPDNRDYVDNLVIFATAA, encoded by the coding sequence GTGACGCGCCGCGCAGGGGCCATCACCGCGTCGGTGCTGCTGGCGGTGGTGATCGTCGTGGGTCTGGGCATCGTCCTCATCGGGCCTGCCACCGTGCTCGGCGAAGGAGCGAGCGCGCCGAGTCGCACGGTGGGGGAGCCGACGACCGAGGCCACCGGCTCCCCGGCCGGGGAAACGCCCGAGCCGGCGGACGCAGCGCCGTCCTCGGCCGGTGCGCCCGGTGCCACCTCGAGCGCGGAAAGGTCCTGGAACGAGCACCTCGGGCTGCGCGAGCCCGACCCGGACGCACCGGTCGGCCCCCAGCCCATCCCCGAGGCCGCGGACGTCCCGGTGCGGGTGCGGATCCCGGCCATCGGCGTCGACTCCTCGCTGGAGGACCTGGTCCGCAGCGGCGAGGGCGTCCTGCAGCCTCCCGTCGTGCCCGAGCTGGCCGGCTGGTTCACTGGTGGCACGGTCCCCGGTGACATCGGCCCCGCGGTCATCGCCGGGCACGTCGACTCCGGCGTCGCCGGCGCAGTGTTCCGGGACCTCGACCAGCTCGAGCCCGGTGCGGAGATCCTCGTGGAGATGAGCGGCGGCGAGGTGGTCACGTTCCGCATGGACCGCGCTGACGTCGTCCGGCAGGCGCAGTTCCCCTCCGTCGAGGTGTACGGGCCGGTGCCCGACCGACAGCTGCGGCTCATCACGTGCCACACCTTCGACCCCGACAACCGGGACTACGTCGACAACCTCGTCATCTTCGCCACCGCAGCCTGA
- a CDS encoding BPL-N domain-containing protein, with protein MPAHHPRALVYRGPASSPGCPEAVADLLRGSSWNFDVAYVGPHEARDLGEEVLAHAMLYVQPGGGELRSAYRRLRRQAPAVRAFVRAGGRYLGFCLGGYLAGHSPGFDLLPGDADRYISSRGAGVTDAEDTVITVRWRGETRHVFFQDGPFFDLDPTRGRADVLAVYDNGLPAALITPYGAGAVGVVGPHPEAAPHWFADAGLRRPARAADLGRDLVDALMSA; from the coding sequence GTGCCCGCGCACCACCCGCGAGCCCTCGTCTACCGCGGTCCGGCGTCGTCCCCCGGGTGCCCCGAGGCCGTCGCCGACCTCCTCCGGGGCTCCTCGTGGAACTTCGACGTGGCGTACGTGGGTCCGCACGAGGCTCGCGATCTCGGCGAAGAGGTGCTGGCGCACGCGATGCTCTACGTGCAGCCGGGCGGCGGGGAGCTGAGGAGCGCCTACCGCAGGCTTCGGCGGCAGGCCCCGGCCGTACGCGCCTTCGTCCGTGCCGGGGGGCGCTACCTCGGGTTCTGCCTCGGTGGTTACCTCGCCGGCCACAGCCCCGGCTTCGACCTGCTCCCCGGCGACGCCGATCGTTACATCTCCTCCCGCGGCGCGGGCGTCACCGACGCGGAGGACACGGTCATCACCGTGCGGTGGCGAGGCGAGACGCGCCACGTCTTCTTCCAGGACGGCCCGTTCTTCGACCTCGACCCCACCCGCGGCCGCGCCGACGTGCTGGCCGTCTACGACAACGGGCTCCCCGCCGCTCTCATCACGCCGTACGGCGCCGGCGCCGTCGGGGTGGTGGGACCGCACCCGGAGGCGGCCCCGCACTGGTTCGCCGACGCCGGGCTGCGCCGGCCCGCGCGCGCGGCCGATCTCGGCCGCGACCTCGTCGACGCGCTCATGAGCGCATGA
- a CDS encoding DUF4397 domain-containing protein: protein MSRTTTRRSLIGLGTVVAAAGLTLTGATTATADTADQGWVRLAHLSPDTPAVDVELTGVDSAEGFELEDVAYGDVSTYSRLPAGAYAVAMVPAGAPEGTDPLITQVIEISGDQAYTAAAVGLNEDLSARVITDDLTPAAAGQARVRLIQASISSSAVDVATDTGMPIAEGVEFGTATAYTEVEAGRWTLEVDGTTQSGTVQVDLEPASVNTLFVLDRDGEISISAVQDSSGAQEMPAGGVATGEGGLYYAEQARLRLLAALGLGAVLLAGAALVVVRRRATV, encoded by the coding sequence ATGAGCAGGACGACGACCCGGCGGTCACTGATCGGCCTCGGCACGGTGGTGGCCGCCGCCGGCCTCACCCTGACCGGCGCCACGACGGCGACGGCGGACACGGCGGACCAGGGCTGGGTGCGCCTCGCGCACCTCTCGCCGGACACCCCCGCGGTGGACGTGGAGCTCACTGGTGTGGACAGCGCCGAGGGCTTCGAGCTCGAGGACGTCGCCTACGGCGACGTCTCCACCTACTCCCGGCTGCCCGCCGGTGCCTACGCCGTGGCGATGGTGCCCGCCGGCGCCCCAGAAGGCACGGACCCGTTGATCACCCAGGTCATCGAGATCTCCGGTGACCAGGCGTACACGGCGGCTGCCGTCGGACTTAACGAGGACCTCTCCGCCCGCGTCATCACCGACGACCTCACCCCTGCGGCGGCGGGCCAGGCGCGGGTGCGGCTCATCCAGGCCTCGATCTCGTCGAGCGCCGTAGACGTCGCCACCGACACGGGTATGCCCATCGCCGAGGGGGTCGAGTTCGGCACGGCCACCGCGTACACCGAGGTGGAGGCCGGGCGGTGGACCCTCGAGGTCGACGGGACGACGCAGTCCGGGACGGTGCAGGTGGACTTGGAGCCGGCCAGCGTCAACACCCTGTTCGTGCTCGACCGCGACGGGGAGATCTCGATCTCCGCGGTGCAGGACAGCTCGGGGGCGCAGGAGATGCCCGCCGGAGGTGTGGCCACCGGTGAGGGCGGCCTGTACTACGCCGAGCAGGCGCGGCTGCGCCTGCTCGCCGCCCTCGGGCTGGGAGCTGTGCTCCTCGCCGGTGCGGCTCTGGTGGTGGTCCGGCGGAGGGCGACGGTGTGA